One region of Asterias rubens chromosome 5, eAstRub1.3, whole genome shotgun sequence genomic DNA includes:
- the LOC117290379 gene encoding small nuclear ribonucleoprotein Sm D3-like — protein MSIGVPIKVLHEAEGHIVTCETNTGEVYRGKLIEAEDNMNCQMMNITVTYRDGRVAQLEHVFIRGSKIRFLILPDMLKNAPMFKKTGNKGGTVGRGKSAILRAQAAAKGRGRGMEGGRGRGNVFQRRK, from the exons ATGTCAATCGGTGTTCCCATCAAGGTTTTGCATGAGGCAGAGGGTCATATCGTGACTTGTGAGACGAATACCGGTGAGGTTTACCGAGGAAAACTCATCGAAGCCGAGGACAACATGAACTGCCAAATGATGAACATCACAGTCACATACAGAGACGGTCGAGTTGCTCAACTCGAGCATGTTTTCATCAGAGGTAGCAAGATAAGATTTCTTATATTGCCCGATATGTTAAAAAATGCACCGATGTTCAAGAAGACTGGGAACAAGGGTGGCACCGTAGGAAGAGGAAAGTCGGCCATTCTCCGTGCGCAAG CTGCAGCAAAAGGAAGAGGACGAGGCATGGAAGGTGGACGAGGTCGCGGTAACGTCTTCCAGCGAAGGAAGTGA